The Insulibacter thermoxylanivorax region CAAGGGAGATATCGTTGGAGTCATACAAGACGATCAGTTTGCCGAGTCCAAGGTGACCTGCAAGGGATGCTGCCTCAGCGGACACACCTTCCATCAGGTCGCCGTCACCGCAGATGACGTAAGTATAGTGGTCGATGATGTTATATCCTTCTCTATTATACACAGCAGCCAGATGTGCTTCTGCCATTGCCATACCCACAGCCATCGAGATGCCTTGTCCGAGCGGACCAGTAGTTGCATCTACACCAGGCGTGTGACCGTACTCAGGATGGCCCGGCGTCTTGCTTCCCCATTGACGGAAATTCTTGATATCGTCCATGGACAGATCATAACCGCAGAGGTGAAGCAAACTGTACAGGAGCATCGAACCGTGACCAGCGGAGAGTACGAAACGGTCGCGGTTAATCCATTCCGGATTCGACGGGTTGTGCTTCATATGGCGGGTCCAAAGCTCGTATGCCATAGGTGCAGCACCCATCGGCATGCCTGGGTGTCCTGACTTCGCTTTCTCTACTGCATCGATGGTCAGGGTGCGGATCGTATTCACCGCTAGTTGGTCTACAGATTGATTCTTCATTTGCCTTCCTCCTATTTGTGCTTATCGGATAGAATAGTTTTATCATTGTAACATGGATTGAACCACGTTGCTACCAACTATTTCATAAGTTATCCTCAGGTCATCCTTATAATAAGGACAAACATACGTTCAAAGAAAACAAAGAGCCTCTCACCAAAAATAACACATCCCGGTCATGTTACACGGGGATCCGTCACAAAAACCTGCTCCAAGCAATACCACATGATGGGAATATTGCTATTAAGACACGCCACAAGCAGGGAACTTGCACAAAGGCTCTTCGCACTTAGGTCATCCTGCACGAAGCAATTCACGCTGATGTAACCCTACACGAAAACAACGGTCTTATTCTGATGGACGAGGATGCGGTCTTCACAATGCCACTGCACCGCCCGCGCCAGCACGATGCGCTCGATATGGCGGCCGATGCGCTTCAACGAATTCACATCATCGCGGTGGCTGACCCGCTGCACGTCCTGTTCGATGATCGGTCCGCCGTCCAGCTCCTCCGTGACATAGTGAGCCGTAGCGCCGATCAGCTTCACGCCCCGCTCATAGGCTTGGGCGTACGGCTTGCCGCCGACAAAAGCCGGCAAGAACGAATGGTGGATATTGATGATGCGATTCGGATAGTGCTGCAGGAATTGCGGCGAGATGATCTGCATATAACGCGCTAAGATAATCGTATCGACCTTGCCTTGGACGAGCTCCAGCTGTTTCTCCTCCGCTTCCCGCTTCGTCTCCGGCGTGACCGGCACGTGGTAGAACGGAATACCGAAGGATTCGACCAACTCCTTCATGATCGTGTGATTGCTCACCACGAGCTCGATATCCGCGTAGAGATCACCGGCCTGCCATTGCCACAACAATTCAAGCAAACAGTGATCCTCCTTGGAGACGAAGATCGCCAGTTTCTTCTTCTTGGCCGCTACTGAGAAGCGGTACTTCATCTGGAATTGCGCAGCAATGGACTGGAAACGCTGTTCCAAGTCTGGAAGTTTCTGTTCCAGGTCCGGCAGATCGAATTCGATGCGGATGAAGAACATTCCCCCATCGGGGTCCATCGTATACTGATCGGATTGCACGATATTCGCTTGATTCTCGCTTAGGAAGCTCGAGATCGCAGCAACGATGCCCGGACGATCCGGACACGAGATAAGCAAACGCGCGCGATCTTTGCGATGATCGACGCTGCTTTGAAATTGACCTTGTGTTTTCACCCTGTTTCCCCCTATCCCCTATGCCGTCTTACTTAACTTATATCCTGACAACCAAGCGGTCAGGCGATGGTTGATCTGTTCCTCCGTCAGATCATCCGGCAGCAGCTTCGCCTCGACGACGAGATCGTACAATCTCTCCATCGGCTCGCGGCCGTCAGCCTTACGCGCCTTAGCGTCACTTTTCAACATATCCCATGTGCTCAGGACATATTCACGATAGTGAATATCCTGCTGCTTGAAGAAATGATCCAACTTCTCCACATGTTCCAGAAACTCACCGCCGAAGCGTGCCTCGACCTTGCCGCTGAGCAGCGCGATCTCCACTTCGTACATCGGACGCTGCTTCTTCGTATCCTTGCCGATCCAAGGCGTCTCCAGGATCATCGGCAGGTGTGACAGCTTCTCATGATGCACAACGCGCTGAATCGCCTCGAAACCGATCCATCCCGAGCCAACGGGCGCATGGCGGTCCTTCGCTGCTCCCCGCGGATTCTTGCTGTCATTCAGGTGGACGACGCTGATCCGGTCCAGACCGATGATGCGGTCAAACTCCTCCAAGACGCCATCCAA contains the following coding sequences:
- the purU gene encoding formyltetrahydrofolate deformylase, producing MKTQGQFQSSVDHRKDRARLLISCPDRPGIVAAISSFLSENQANIVQSDQYTMDPDGGMFFIRIEFDLPDLEQKLPDLEQRFQSIAAQFQMKYRFSVAAKKKKLAIFVSKEDHCLLELLWQWQAGDLYADIELVVSNHTIMKELVESFGIPFYHVPVTPETKREAEEKQLELVQGKVDTIILARYMQIISPQFLQHYPNRIINIHHSFLPAFVGGKPYAQAYERGVKLIGATAHYVTEELDGGPIIEQDVQRVSHRDDVNSLKRIGRHIERIVLARAVQWHCEDRILVHQNKTVVFV